The Methylobacterium currus genome contains a region encoding:
- a CDS encoding DUF6883 domain-containing protein → MVHSLLNVDHPKGGSKARFFLAFGVDLSRPEVMAEALIFHATDTRSVSRLAGVNPTAG, encoded by the coding sequence ATCGTTCATTCCCTGCTGAACGTCGACCATCCCAAAGGCGGTTCAAAGGCGCGTTTCTTCCTGGCCTTCGGCGTCGATCTTTCCCGTCCCGAGGTGATGGCAGAAGCCCTCATCTTCCATGCGACCGATACCCGGTCCGTGTCGCGCCTCGCCGGGGTGAACCCTACCGCAGGATGA
- a CDS encoding DUF4926 domain-containing protein yields the protein MSIAVSYTLRKAEPGALLRELDDVRVLIDVLTDDGDTVATGTDGTVVAVWNGGEAYDVEFPEPMGALATVKAANLARVGRSVPRARTIGRRLLRYPVARSFIPC from the coding sequence ATGTCCATCGCGGTATCCTACACCCTGCGGAAGGCCGAGCCCGGCGCCCTGCTTCGGGAACTCGATGACGTGCGCGTGCTGATCGACGTGCTGACCGATGATGGGGACACGGTCGCTACGGGCACCGATGGCACGGTCGTCGCCGTGTGGAATGGGGGTGAAGCCTACGACGTGGAGTTTCCAGAGCCGATGGGTGCGCTCGCGACGGTGAAGGCTGCCAATCTCGCGCGTGTCGGGCGCTCGGTGCCTCGAGCAAGGACGATTGGCCGCCGGCTCTTGAGGTACCCGGTAGCAAGATCGTTCATTCCCTGCTGA
- a CDS encoding ATP-dependent DNA helicase, translated as MSGLGPQQEAALKAVSDWLKRGSPQVFRLFGFAGTGKTTLARRLAEDVEGGVLFCAYTGKAASVMRARGCPDASTIHSLIYRTREDSEGGPAFTLNRTGPVSKAALVVIDECSMVDGDLGNDLLSFGTPVLVLGDPAQLPPVKGGGFFTEAEPDVMLTDVHRQAADNPIVRLAMIVREGGRLDFGAYGESRVIPRREIDPETVLAADQVLVGLNRTRRLYNGRIRELIGHADPMPAVGEKLVCLRNDRTKGLLNGSTWTVQALRAAPRPDLVRLDVVPEDDPALRRKPQDIRVLRSVIAGSDEEVPAILRRETEEFTYGYALTVHKAQGSQWDKVVLFDESYAFREHRARWLYTALTRAAEAITVVV; from the coding sequence GTGAGCGGCCTCGGTCCGCAGCAGGAGGCGGCGCTCAAGGCGGTGTCGGACTGGCTGAAGCGCGGCAGCCCGCAGGTCTTTCGCCTGTTCGGCTTCGCCGGCACCGGCAAGACCACCCTCGCCCGGCGCCTCGCCGAGGATGTCGAGGGCGGGGTGCTGTTCTGCGCCTATACGGGCAAGGCGGCCTCGGTGATGCGCGCCCGCGGCTGCCCCGACGCCTCGACCATCCACAGCCTGATCTACCGCACCCGCGAGGATTCCGAGGGCGGCCCGGCCTTCACCCTCAACCGCACCGGGCCGGTGAGCAAGGCGGCCCTCGTCGTCATCGACGAATGCTCGATGGTCGACGGTGACCTCGGCAACGACCTCCTCTCCTTCGGCACGCCGGTCCTGGTGCTGGGCGATCCGGCGCAGCTGCCGCCGGTGAAGGGCGGCGGCTTCTTCACCGAGGCCGAGCCCGACGTGATGCTCACGGACGTCCACCGCCAGGCCGCCGACAACCCGATCGTGCGCCTCGCCATGATTGTGCGCGAGGGCGGGCGGCTGGACTTCGGCGCCTACGGCGAGAGCCGGGTGATCCCCCGCCGCGAGATCGACCCCGAAACGGTCCTCGCCGCCGACCAGGTGCTGGTCGGCCTCAACCGCACGCGGCGGCTCTATAACGGCCGCATCCGCGAGCTGATCGGCCATGCCGACCCGATGCCGGCGGTGGGCGAGAAGCTGGTCTGCCTGCGCAACGACCGCACCAAGGGCCTGCTCAACGGCTCGACCTGGACCGTCCAGGCCCTGCGCGCCGCCCCCCGCCCCGACCTCGTGCGTCTCGACGTGGTGCCGGAGGACGATCCGGCGCTGCGGCGCAAGCCCCAGGATATCCGGGTCTTGCGCTCGGTGATCGCCGGCAGCGACGAGGAGGTGCCGGCGATCCTGCGGCGCGAGACCGAGGAATTCACCTACGGCTACGCGCTCACCGTGCACAAGGCGCAGGGGTCGCAATGGGACAAGGTCGTGCTGTTCGACGAGTCCTACGCGTTCCGCGAGCACCGGGCGCGCTGGCTCTACACCGCGCTGACCCGGGCGGCGGAGGCGATCACGGTGGTGGTGTAG
- a CDS encoding cation:proton antiporter: protein MTEHAASGSYKEVILFLVTAGIVVPLFHRLRVSPVLGFIGAGALLGPSGLGRLTESVPWLGAVTISSRTEIAHLAELGVVFLMFMIGVELSWERLRILRRLVFGLGSLQVVVSSLLVGAVLMALDVPPLAAILVGLALALSSTAIVLPVLAEQKRLNTPAGRASFAVLLFQDLAVAPVLFAIAVLGRKDSDAVTGLALALGQAAVALALLVGAGRLGLRPLFQLVARTRSPELFMAACLLVIAATALVAAGSGLSMTLGAFVAGLLLAETEYRRAIEATIDPFKGLLLGVFFVSVGMGIDPAVLMKTPLTILGLALGLLLLKGGVILGLGTVLRLPRAVALESALLLGPGGEFAFVLVGSALAAGLVPEDLGQAALVVTTATMVMIPGLAALARRLGRRIDRTDLGRARAEPPPPERQPGRVIVAGYGRVGRLIAEMLARHKVPYIALDMDAARVSDQRRLGNPVYFGDSANPELLRRCGIDTARALVVTLDQPRAVEAVVAAARAERPDLTIVARARDARHATALYEMGVDDAVPETIEASLQLSEAVLVDVGVPMGLVIASIHERRDEFRALLRRKEAPPAAPFQARRTVGKTP from the coding sequence ATGACCGAGCACGCCGCGTCCGGCTCCTACAAGGAGGTCATCCTGTTCCTGGTCACCGCCGGGATCGTGGTGCCGTTGTTCCATCGCCTGCGCGTCAGCCCGGTCCTCGGCTTCATCGGCGCCGGCGCGCTCCTCGGGCCGTCGGGCCTCGGGCGGCTCACGGAATCCGTGCCGTGGCTCGGCGCGGTGACGATCTCGAGCCGCACCGAGATCGCGCATCTCGCCGAGCTCGGCGTCGTGTTCCTGATGTTCATGATCGGGGTCGAGTTGTCCTGGGAGCGGCTGCGCATCCTGCGCCGCCTCGTCTTCGGCCTCGGCTCGCTGCAGGTGGTGGTGTCGAGCCTCCTCGTCGGGGCGGTGCTGATGGCGCTCGACGTGCCGCCCCTCGCCGCCATCCTGGTCGGGCTGGCGCTCGCCCTCTCCTCCACCGCCATCGTGCTGCCGGTGCTGGCCGAGCAGAAGCGGCTCAACACGCCGGCCGGCCGGGCGAGCTTCGCGGTGCTGCTCTTTCAGGATCTCGCCGTCGCCCCGGTCCTGTTCGCCATCGCGGTGCTCGGCCGCAAGGACAGCGACGCGGTGACCGGCCTCGCCCTGGCGCTCGGCCAGGCCGCGGTGGCGCTCGCGCTCCTCGTCGGCGCCGGGCGGCTGGGCCTGAGGCCGCTGTTCCAGCTCGTCGCCCGCACCCGCAGCCCCGAACTCTTCATGGCCGCCTGCCTCCTCGTCATCGCGGCGACGGCGTTGGTCGCGGCGGGGAGCGGCCTGTCGATGACGCTCGGCGCCTTCGTGGCCGGGCTGCTCCTCGCCGAGACCGAGTATCGCCGGGCGATCGAGGCGACGATCGACCCGTTCAAGGGCCTGCTTCTCGGCGTGTTCTTCGTCTCGGTCGGCATGGGGATCGACCCGGCAGTGCTGATGAAGACGCCGCTCACCATCCTCGGCCTCGCCCTCGGGCTCCTCCTCCTCAAGGGCGGGGTCATCTTAGGCCTCGGCACGGTCCTGCGCCTGCCCCGGGCGGTGGCGCTCGAATCCGCCCTGCTGCTCGGGCCCGGGGGCGAGTTCGCCTTCGTGCTCGTCGGCAGCGCGCTCGCCGCGGGCCTGGTGCCCGAGGATCTCGGCCAGGCGGCGCTCGTCGTCACCACCGCCACGATGGTGATGATTCCCGGCCTCGCGGCGCTCGCCCGCCGCCTCGGCCGGCGAATCGACCGGACCGATCTCGGCCGCGCCCGGGCCGAGCCGCCGCCGCCGGAGCGCCAGCCCGGCCGGGTGATCGTCGCGGGCTACGGCCGGGTCGGCCGGCTCATCGCCGAGATGCTGGCCCGCCACAAGGTGCCCTACATCGCCCTCGACATGGATGCCGCCCGCGTCTCCGACCAGCGCCGCCTCGGCAATCCGGTCTATTTCGGCGACTCGGCGAACCCCGAACTCCTGCGCCGCTGCGGCATCGACACCGCCCGCGCCCTCGTGGTGACCCTCGACCAGCCCCGCGCCGTCGAGGCGGTGGTGGCCGCTGCCCGTGCCGAGCGGCCGGACCTCACCATCGTGGCCCGGGCCAGGGATGCCCGCCACGCCACCGCCCTCTACGAGATGGGCGTCGACGACGCGGTGCCGGAGACGATCGAGGCCTCGCTCCAGCTCTCGGAGGCCGTGCTGGTCGATGTCGGGGTGCCGATGGGGCTGGTGATCGCCTCGATCCACGAGCGCCGCGACGAGTTTCGGGCGCTCCTGCGCCGCAAGGAGGCGCCGCCGGCCGCTCCCTTCCAGGCCCGCCGCACCGTGGGGAAGACGCCGTGA
- a CDS encoding cystathionine gamma-synthase family protein: MSDDRYHKDRLGNRRLAPETLMVGYGYDPALSEGAVKPPVFLTSTFVFTSAEHGKAFFDYVSGRREPPAGEAAGLVYSRFNHPNSEIVEDRLAVFEEAEAALLFSSGMSAIATVILAHARPGDVVLHSQPLYGGTETLIAKTLAGFDIGAVGFQDGTDEASVTAAAEAAQRLAETNGGRVSVVMVETPSNPLNTLVDLALVRASADRIGARQGGQAPVVVCDNTLLGPLFQHPLRHGADISVYSLTKYVGGHSDLIAGAALGAAARMKPVRLLRSAIGTQLDPHSCWMLGRSLETLTLRMEKANRNGELIAERLRAHPKVTRLHHLGHLEPGSGAARVYAAQCAAPGSTFSFDVAGGEPEAFRVLNALQLFKLAVSLGGTESLASHPASTTHSGVPKAVRDRLGITDATIRVSIGIEHPEDLAADLEAALATLG; the protein is encoded by the coding sequence ATGTCGGACGACCGCTACCACAAGGACAGGTTGGGCAACCGCCGCCTGGCGCCTGAGACCCTGATGGTCGGCTACGGCTATGACCCCGCCCTCTCGGAGGGGGCCGTGAAGCCGCCGGTCTTCCTCACCTCGACCTTCGTGTTCACCTCCGCCGAGCACGGCAAGGCGTTCTTCGACTACGTCTCGGGCCGGCGCGAGCCGCCGGCCGGCGAGGCGGCGGGGCTGGTCTATTCCCGCTTCAACCACCCCAACAGCGAGATCGTCGAGGACCGCCTGGCGGTGTTCGAGGAGGCGGAGGCCGCTTTGCTGTTCTCCTCCGGCATGTCGGCAATCGCCACCGTGATCCTCGCCCATGCGCGTCCCGGCGACGTGGTGCTGCACTCCCAGCCGCTCTACGGCGGCACCGAGACGCTGATCGCCAAGACCTTGGCGGGGTTCGACATCGGCGCGGTCGGCTTCCAGGACGGCACCGACGAGGCAAGCGTGACGGCGGCGGCCGAGGCCGCGCAGAGGCTCGCGGAGACGAATGGCGGGCGCGTCAGCGTCGTGATGGTCGAGACGCCGTCGAACCCCCTGAACACCCTCGTCGACCTCGCTCTGGTGCGGGCGAGTGCCGACCGGATCGGCGCCCGCCAGGGCGGGCAGGCGCCGGTCGTGGTCTGCGACAACACCCTGCTCGGTCCCCTCTTCCAGCACCCCCTGCGGCACGGCGCCGACATCTCGGTCTACTCGCTGACGAAGTATGTCGGCGGCCATTCCGACCTCATCGCCGGGGCGGCGTTGGGTGCGGCGGCCCGGATGAAACCGGTGCGGCTCCTGCGCTCGGCCATCGGCACCCAGCTCGATCCGCATTCGTGCTGGATGCTCGGGCGCTCGCTCGAGACCCTGACGCTCCGGATGGAGAAGGCCAACCGCAACGGCGAGCTCATCGCCGAGCGGCTGCGCGCCCACCCGAAGGTGACGCGGCTGCATCATCTCGGCCATCTCGAGCCCGGCTCGGGCGCCGCCCGGGTCTATGCCGCGCAATGCGCCGCCCCCGGCTCGACCTTCTCGTTCGACGTCGCGGGCGGTGAGCCGGAGGCATTCCGCGTGCTCAACGCGCTCCAGCTGTTCAAGCTCGCGGTGAGCTTAGGGGGCACCGAATCGCTCGCGAGCCACCCGGCCTCGACCACCCATTCGGGGGTGCCGAAGGCGGTGCGCGACCGGCTCGGCATCACCGACGCGACGATTCGGGTCTCGATCGGCATCGAGCATCCGGAGGACCTGGCGGCGGACCTGGAGGCGGCGCTCGCGACCCTGGGGTGA
- a CDS encoding ATPase: MGRQPPDRVVVREKRAWTDETDAWKQERAIRKGYRIRWGYVAIAYLVEALVICTSLAGAWFFAETYADRNDQSFWFMLLAPIVYAAIELCRVPLGILIRVQRDWLIKSLAIVGIVMAAGVTTKSVSQLGEMMFHPRLAEASKARTTLKEAEADRGTIDNRIAQADARVAQYAAEAAALEKRTTEASSQLAGLPGQRCERLSGTNSRGKRYNYLRCVTDPRTATIAGSMKSAGDERAVVARNLTEARAARAQLDRAAADRRVTEAEGAYRDAVRRSQLHSFTAMVYGADPVDVTDQQVHAFLRIFVFAPALCAAFASTLLALCAVQVRKTYRDEDDLDAMMHAEGVPLLLNQMAESATQIQDAQRAMREAAVASGAAIPLDQRRSPTVPQAGTPPPPPARDDDRIERPRP, encoded by the coding sequence ATGGGCCGACAGCCTCCCGATCGGGTGGTGGTGCGCGAGAAGCGCGCCTGGACCGACGAGACCGATGCCTGGAAGCAGGAGCGGGCGATCCGCAAGGGTTACCGCATCCGCTGGGGCTACGTCGCCATCGCCTACCTGGTCGAGGCGCTGGTGATCTGCACCTCGCTCGCCGGGGCCTGGTTCTTCGCCGAGACGTATGCCGACCGCAACGACCAGAGCTTCTGGTTCATGCTGCTGGCGCCGATCGTCTACGCGGCGATCGAGCTGTGCCGGGTGCCGCTCGGCATCCTGATCCGGGTGCAGCGCGACTGGCTGATCAAGAGCCTGGCGATCGTCGGCATCGTGATGGCGGCCGGCGTCACGACGAAGTCGGTGTCGCAGCTCGGCGAGATGATGTTCCATCCCCGCCTCGCCGAAGCCTCGAAGGCCCGCACCACCCTGAAGGAAGCCGAGGCCGACCGCGGCACGATCGACAACCGCATCGCCCAGGCCGACGCCCGGGTGGCGCAATACGCGGCGGAGGCCGCGGCGCTCGAGAAGCGCACCACCGAGGCCTCGTCCCAGCTCGCCGGCCTGCCGGGCCAGCGCTGTGAGCGTCTGTCGGGCACCAACAGCCGCGGCAAGCGCTACAATTACCTGCGCTGCGTCACCGATCCGCGCACCGCCACCATCGCGGGCAGCATGAAATCCGCCGGCGACGAGCGGGCGGTGGTGGCCAGGAACCTGACGGAAGCCCGCGCCGCCCGGGCCCAGCTCGACCGCGCCGCCGCCGACCGCCGGGTGACGGAGGCGGAAGGAGCGTATCGCGACGCGGTGCGGCGCTCGCAGCTCCACTCCTTCACCGCGATGGTCTACGGGGCGGATCCGGTCGACGTGACCGACCAGCAGGTCCACGCCTTCCTGCGCATCTTCGTCTTCGCGCCCGCGCTCTGCGCCGCCTTCGCCTCGACGCTGCTCGCGCTCTGCGCCGTGCAGGTGCGCAAGACCTACCGCGACGAGGACGACCTCGACGCGATGATGCACGCGGAGGGCGTGCCGCTCCTCCTCAACCAGATGGCCGAGAGCGCGACCCAGATCCAGGACGCGCAGCGGGCGATGCGCGAGGCCGCGGTGGCCTCGGGCGCGGCGATCCCCCTCGACCAGCGCCGCTCGCCGACTGTGCCGCAAGCCGGCACGCCCCCGCCGCCGCCGGCGCGCGACGACGACCGCATCGAGAGGCCGAGACCGTGA
- a CDS encoding AAA family ATPase, producing the protein MRFTGTESYVATGDLTVAVNAAITLERPLLVKGEPGTGKTVLAEEIARGLNAPLLTWHIKSTTKAQQGLYEYDAVSRLRDSQLGDPRVSDIANYIRRGKLWDAFTAPERPVLLIDEIDKADIEFPNDLLLELDRMEFHVYETGETVRAARRPIVIITSNNEKELPDAFLRRCFFHYIKFPDADTLKAIVEVHYPGIKQRLVEEALRVFFEVREAPGLKKKPSTSELLDWLKLLMAEDIGPEQLRERDPRKLIPPLHGALLKNEQDVGLFEKLAFLSRREGR; encoded by the coding sequence ATGCGCTTTACCGGAACCGAGAGCTACGTCGCCACCGGCGACCTCACCGTCGCGGTCAACGCCGCCATCACCCTGGAGCGTCCGCTCCTCGTCAAGGGTGAGCCGGGCACCGGCAAGACCGTGCTGGCCGAGGAGATCGCCCGTGGGCTGAACGCCCCGCTGCTGACCTGGCACATCAAGTCGACCACCAAGGCGCAGCAGGGCCTCTACGAGTACGACGCGGTCTCGCGCCTGCGCGACTCGCAGCTCGGCGACCCGCGGGTCTCCGACATCGCCAACTACATCCGCCGCGGCAAGCTGTGGGACGCCTTCACGGCCCCCGAGCGGCCGGTGCTGCTGATCGACGAGATCGACAAGGCTGACATCGAGTTCCCGAACGACTTGCTTCTCGAACTCGACCGGATGGAGTTCCACGTCTACGAGACCGGCGAGACCGTGCGGGCGGCGCGCCGGCCGATCGTCATCATCACCTCGAACAACGAGAAGGAGCTGCCGGATGCCTTCCTGCGCCGCTGCTTCTTCCACTACATCAAGTTCCCGGATGCCGACACGCTGAAGGCCATCGTCGAGGTGCATTACCCGGGCATCAAGCAGCGCCTGGTCGAGGAAGCGTTGCGGGTCTTCTTCGAGGTGCGCGAGGCGCCGGGCCTGAAGAAGAAGCCGTCGACCTCCGAATTGCTCGACTGGCTGAAGCTCCTGATGGCCGAGGATATCGGCCCCGAGCAGTTGCGCGAGCGCGACCCCCGCAAGCTGATCCCGCCGCTGCACGGGGCGCTGTTGAAGAACGAGCAGGATGTCGGGCTGTTCGAAAAGCTCGCTTTCCTGAGCCGCCGCGAGGGACGCTGA
- a CDS encoding SixA phosphatase family protein: MSRLILLRHAKSDWPEGVADPDRPLSPRGQEAAPKMAAYLAAQGLIPDRVLVSPARRTQETWDLVKPALGAVADETVPQIYEAPVSRLLDVVRSIPDEVATALMIGHNPGLQDLARLLGQPSEARRTLTKKYPTAAVAVIDLAVESWAKVEAGEGTIERFVTPKSLGHGEDE; this comes from the coding sequence ATGAGCCGCCTGATCCTGCTCCGCCACGCCAAGTCCGACTGGCCGGAGGGCGTCGCCGATCCCGACCGGCCGCTGAGCCCCCGCGGGCAGGAGGCCGCGCCCAAGATGGCCGCCTACCTGGCCGCGCAAGGCCTGATCCCCGACCGGGTGCTGGTCTCGCCGGCCCGGCGTACGCAGGAGACCTGGGACCTCGTCAAGCCGGCCCTCGGGGCGGTGGCGGACGAGACCGTGCCGCAGATCTACGAGGCGCCGGTCTCGCGCCTGCTCGACGTGGTGCGCTCCATCCCGGACGAGGTCGCGACCGCCCTGATGATCGGCCACAATCCGGGCCTCCAGGACCTCGCCCGGCTGCTCGGCCAGCCGAGCGAGGCGCGGCGCACGCTGACCAAGAAGTACCCGACGGCGGCGGTCGCGGTGATCGACTTAGCCGTGGAGTCCTGGGCCAAGGTCGAGGCCGGGGAGGGGACGATCGAGCGGTTCGTGACCCCGAAGAGCCTCGGACACGGCGAGGACGAGTGA
- a CDS encoding YcjX family protein encodes MPPLIDLAARAGSLAKSVTEATRSLAEASNDLLVQPTVRLGVTGLARSGKTVFTTALVHQLTGLHPLPALRASQEGRLRRARLVPQPDDAIPRFPYEDHLAALTEARRWPRSTDRISQLRLEIDYERKSGWRTGPASLMVDIVDYPGEWLLDLALIEQTYEGWSRETIAAAERPGRAAMAAPWLASLRALDPNQPLDEIVAERASEAFKVYLAAVRSGPEAVATTPPGRFLMPGDLAGSPALTFAPLILDRPVNPDSLGGLMQRRFEAYKHRVVTPFFRDHFQRIDRQIVLVDVLAAVDAGAAALAELEEALDRVLMSLRVGRNSLLSRFFAPRADRILFAATKADHLHHSSHDRLDALLRLLVARSLRRTEAAGAHVSTQALASVRSTRETVVHDGPNAFRAVAGTPEAGESIDGETFDGETEAAIFPGELPERPEAVLEGAVPPGSLRFPRFRPPQVARDALGRPGRLPQIRLDRALHFLIGDRLA; translated from the coding sequence GTGCCGCCCCTGATCGACCTCGCCGCGCGTGCCGGCTCCCTCGCCAAGTCCGTCACGGAGGCCACGCGCTCCCTGGCGGAAGCCTCGAACGACCTCCTGGTCCAGCCGACGGTGCGGCTCGGCGTCACCGGCCTCGCGCGCTCGGGGAAAACGGTGTTCACCACCGCGCTCGTGCACCAGCTCACCGGCCTCCACCCGCTGCCGGCGCTCCGCGCCTCGCAGGAGGGCCGCCTGCGCCGGGCCCGCCTGGTGCCGCAGCCCGACGACGCGATCCCGCGCTTCCCCTACGAGGACCACCTCGCGGCGCTGACCGAGGCACGCCGCTGGCCGCGCTCGACCGACCGGATCAGCCAGTTGCGGCTGGAGATCGATTACGAGCGCAAGAGCGGCTGGCGCACCGGTCCGGCGAGCCTGATGGTCGACATCGTCGACTACCCGGGCGAGTGGCTGCTCGACCTGGCCCTCATCGAGCAGACCTACGAGGGCTGGTCGCGCGAGACGATCGCCGCTGCCGAGCGGCCCGGCCGGGCCGCGATGGCGGCGCCCTGGCTCGCCTCGCTGCGGGCGCTCGATCCCAACCAGCCCCTCGACGAGATCGTGGCCGAGCGGGCGAGCGAGGCGTTCAAGGTCTATCTCGCCGCCGTGCGCTCCGGTCCCGAGGCGGTGGCGACCACGCCGCCGGGCCGCTTCCTGATGCCGGGCGACCTCGCGGGCTCGCCGGCGCTGACCTTCGCGCCCCTGATCCTCGATCGTCCGGTGAACCCCGACAGCCTCGGGGGGCTGATGCAGCGCCGCTTCGAGGCCTACAAGCACCGGGTCGTGACGCCGTTCTTCCGCGACCATTTCCAGCGCATCGACCGCCAGATCGTGCTCGTCGACGTGCTGGCGGCGGTCGATGCCGGGGCGGCGGCCTTGGCCGAGCTGGAGGAGGCCCTGGACCGGGTGCTGATGAGCCTGCGGGTCGGGCGCAACAGCCTCCTGTCGCGCTTCTTCGCGCCCCGGGCCGACCGCATCCTGTTCGCCGCCACCAAGGCCGACCACCTGCACCATTCCAGTCACGACCGGCTCGATGCGCTCCTGCGCCTCCTCGTCGCCCGGTCCCTGCGCCGCACGGAAGCCGCGGGCGCCCATGTCAGCACCCAGGCGCTGGCCTCGGTGCGCTCGACCCGCGAGACGGTGGTGCATGACGGGCCGAACGCCTTCCGGGCGGTGGCCGGCACGCCGGAGGCGGGCGAGAGCATCGACGGCGAGACCTTCGACGGTGAGACGGAAGCCGCGATCTTCCCGGGCGAGCTGCCCGAGCGGCCGGAAGCCGTGCTGGAGGGCGCCGTCCCCCCGGGCTCGCTGCGCTTCCCGCGCTTCCGCCCGCCGCAAGTCGCCCGCGACGCCCTCGGCCGTCCGGGCCGCCTGCCGCAGATCCGCCTCGACCGCGCGCTGCACTTCCTGATCGGCGACCGCCTGGCCTGA
- a CDS encoding TIGR01620 family protein, which translates to MTNTPTPKPRAFRLPPAGTETTTAPPPPGTETALADGVRVVEEPFEIVEAADGVAVPVAPRSRAPWATLLLSALGGLASLGIGLAVERLIADLFAAAPWLGILALVLLAVAVVALAAIVWREVAGVLRERRIETLREEALDALRSRDHSAAKAVVRQISGLYAGRPAAAAARARLAALDDQILDVEDRISIAEAELLASLDRSAKAAVAEAAKQVSAVTALSPRAIVDVGFVIFAAVRLLRRIATIYGGRPGLFGFLRLARAALAHLAVTGSVAVGDSLVQQVLGLGVAARISAKLGEGVLNGLMTARFGLAALAVCRPLPFTREPAPRLGDVAGELIRREEGGPA; encoded by the coding sequence ATGACGAATACCCCCACACCGAAGCCCCGCGCCTTCCGCCTGCCCCCCGCCGGCACGGAGACCACAACCGCCCCGCCGCCGCCCGGCACCGAGACGGCGCTCGCCGACGGCGTGCGGGTGGTGGAGGAGCCGTTCGAGATCGTCGAGGCCGCCGACGGCGTCGCCGTGCCGGTGGCGCCGCGCTCGCGTGCGCCCTGGGCGACGCTGCTGCTCTCAGCGCTCGGCGGCCTCGCCTCCCTCGGCATCGGCCTCGCGGTCGAGCGCCTGATCGCCGACCTGTTCGCCGCCGCGCCCTGGCTCGGCATCCTGGCTCTGGTGCTGCTGGCGGTGGCGGTGGTGGCGCTCGCGGCCATCGTCTGGCGCGAGGTGGCGGGCGTTCTGCGCGAGCGCCGCATCGAGACCCTGCGCGAGGAGGCCCTCGACGCGCTCCGCTCCCGCGACCACAGCGCCGCCAAGGCCGTCGTGCGACAGATCTCCGGCCTCTACGCCGGGCGACCGGCGGCCGCGGCGGCGCGCGCGCGGCTGGCCGCCCTCGACGACCAGATCCTCGACGTCGAGGACCGGATCAGCATCGCCGAGGCCGAACTGCTGGCGTCCCTCGACCGCTCCGCCAAGGCGGCGGTGGCGGAGGCCGCCAAGCAGGTCTCGGCGGTGACGGCCTTGAGCCCGCGGGCGATCGTCGATGTCGGCTTCGTGATCTTCGCGGCGGTCCGGTTGCTTCGCCGCATCGCCACCATCTATGGCGGGCGGCCCGGCCTGTTCGGCTTCCTGCGCCTCGCCCGGGCGGCGCTCGCCCATCTCGCCGTCACCGGCAGCGTCGCGGTCGGCGACAGCCTGGTGCAGCAGGTGCTGGGCCTAGGGGTCGCGGCGCGGATCTCGGCGAAGCTCGGGGAGGGCGTGCTCAACGGCCTGATGACGGCGCGCTTCGGGCTGGCCGCCTTGGCCGTGTGCCGGCCGCTGCCCTTCACGCGGGAGCCGGCGCCGCGGCTCGGCGACGTGGCGGGCGAGCTGATCCGCCGGGAGGAGGGCGGACCCGCCTGA